One genomic segment of Triticum aestivum cultivar Chinese Spring unplaced genomic scaffold, IWGSC CS RefSeq v2.1 scaffold76364, whole genome shotgun sequence includes these proteins:
- the LOC123177586 gene encoding disease resistance protein PIK6-NP-like has translation MEGAIISLTEGAVRGLLCKLGGLLAQESWPVQRLHGEVQYIKDELESMTAFLRSLAESSDGHDDQVRVWVKQVREIAYDAEDCIDDYVRGRQPFDRDGGAVMASLRRFVRLLATLGSGGGGRRHRRIAAQLQEPKTRARDAGERRSRYGVLPPKTALGRASSHASSSGVSGRLDPRLHALFTEEAQLVGIDGPRDELVGWLMEDDARLRVLAVVGFGGLGKTTLARMVCENPRVKSADFQCSPLLIVSQTLNVRALFLHMLRELTQRPRLAAGDDTMDDSLHGAESWETALLANKLKLYLQDK, from the coding sequence ATGGAGGGTGCAATCATCAGCTTGACCGAGGGCGCCGTGCGAGGCCTCCTGTGCAAGCTCGGCGGCCTCCTCGCGCAGGAGAGCTGGCCGGTGCAGCGCCTCCACGGCGAGGTCCAGTACATCAAGGACGAGCTCGAGAGCATGACCGCCTTCCTCCGTAGTCTGGCCGAATCGTCCGACGGccacgacgaccaggtccgggtcTGGGTGAAGCAGGTGAGGGAGATCGCCTACGACGCCGAGGACTGCATCGACGACTACGTCCGCGGCCGCCAGCCGTTCGACAGGGACGGCGGCGCCGTCATGGCGTCCCTCCGCCGCTTTGTCCGTCTGCTCGCCACGCTAGGATCAGGCGGTGGTGGTCGCCGTCACCGGCGCATAGCGGCCCAGCTCCAAGAACCGAAGACTCGCGCCAGGGACGCCGGCGAGCGGCGTTCCAGGTACGGGGTGCTGCCGCCAAAGACGGCGCTCGGGCGTGCCAGCAGCCACGCGTCCAGCTCCGGCGTCTCCGGCCGCCTAGACCCGCGGCTGCACGCCCTCTTCACCGAGGAGGCGCAGCTGGTGGGCATCGACGGGCCGAGGGACGAGCTCGTGGGCTGGCTGATGGAGGACGACGCGCGGCTCCGGGTGCTCGCCGTCGTCGGGTTCGGTGGGCTCGGCAAGACCACGCTGGCGAGGATGGTGTGCGAGAACCCACGGGTGAAGAGCGCTGACTTTCAGTGCTCCCCGTTGCTCATCGTGTCGCAGACGCTAAACGTCAGGGCGCTGTTCCTGCACATGCTCAGGGAACTGACCCAGCGGCCGCGCCTGGCTGCCGGCGACGATACCATGGATGATAGCTTGCACGGGGCGGAGAGCTGGGAAACGGCGCTGCTGGCCAACAAGCTCAAACTTTACCTGCAAGACAAAAG